Proteins encoded together in one Halothermothrix orenii H 168 window:
- a CDS encoding pyrimidine-nucleoside phosphorylase, whose translation MRAYDIIYKKREGFKLSKEEIDFLIQEYTRGQIPDYQMSAWAMAVFFKGMDSEETSHLTMAMAKSGDIIDLSEIRGIKVDKHSSGGVGDTTTLVLAPLVAAAGIPVAKMSGRGLGHTGGTIDKLESIPGFKTELDRRDFINIVNSTGVAVAGQTGNLTPADKKLYSLRDVTATVDSIPLIASSIMSKKIAGGADGIVLDVKTGRGAFMENLEDARKLARAMVEIGRQVQRKTIAVITDMNQPLGYAVGNALEVKEAIDTLGGHGPEDLEELCLTLGANMLVIGEKATDFEEGYNKLKDLIETGKALEKFKEFIKAQKGNPDVVDNKELLPRANNIIAVKANNDGYVQQIDAREIGLTVMSLGGGREKKGDRIDPAVGIVLKKKMGDKVNKDELLAEIHINDTTNSEEVKERVQKAIIIGQEKNKRNKLIYEIIE comes from the coding sequence ATGAGAGCATATGATATCATTTATAAAAAAAGGGAAGGTTTTAAATTATCAAAAGAGGAAATAGATTTTTTAATTCAGGAATATACCCGTGGTCAAATACCAGACTATCAAATGTCAGCCTGGGCTATGGCTGTTTTCTTCAAAGGTATGGATTCTGAAGAAACTTCACACCTGACAATGGCTATGGCTAAATCCGGGGATATTATTGATTTGAGTGAAATTCGTGGAATAAAAGTAGATAAACATAGTAGTGGTGGTGTTGGTGATACGACTACTCTGGTTCTGGCGCCGCTGGTTGCTGCTGCCGGAATTCCTGTTGCCAAGATGTCCGGGCGGGGTCTGGGTCATACCGGAGGTACTATTGATAAACTGGAATCTATTCCTGGATTTAAAACAGAGCTTGATCGTCGAGATTTTATAAATATCGTTAATTCTACTGGTGTTGCTGTGGCCGGTCAAACCGGTAATCTGACTCCTGCTGACAAAAAGCTATACAGTTTAAGGGATGTAACAGCAACAGTTGATTCTATACCCCTGATAGCCAGCAGTATAATGAGTAAGAAGATTGCCGGAGGGGCCGATGGTATTGTCCTTGATGTTAAAACAGGCCGTGGTGCCTTTATGGAAAACCTGGAAGATGCCAGGAAACTGGCCCGGGCTATGGTTGAAATAGGGAGACAGGTCCAGAGAAAAACTATAGCAGTGATAACAGATATGAATCAGCCTCTGGGATATGCCGTAGGTAATGCCCTTGAAGTGAAAGAGGCTATTGACACCCTTGGGGGACATGGGCCTGAGGATTTAGAGGAATTATGCCTGACCCTGGGGGCTAATATGCTTGTAATTGGTGAAAAGGCCACTGATTTTGAAGAAGGGTATAATAAATTAAAGGACCTGATTGAGACCGGTAAAGCCCTTGAAAAGTTTAAAGAGTTTATAAAGGCTCAAAAAGGAAATCCTGATGTAGTTGATAATAAAGAACTATTACCCCGGGCCAATAATATAATAGCTGTTAAAGCCAATAATGATGGCTATGTCCAGCAGATAGATGCCAGAGAGATTGGACTAACTGTTATGTCTTTAGGTGGAGGACGGGAGAAAAAAGGTGACCGGATCGATCCTGCTGTTGGTATTGTTCTGAAGAAAAAAATGGGTGATAAGGTGAATAAAGATGAACTACTTGCAGAAATAC
- a CDS encoding purine-nucleoside phosphorylase, which translates to MLNKIKEASSFIEEKINIKPDLGLILGSGLGVLAEEIENPIVIPYKDIPNFPLSTVEGHAGQLVIGELEGNNVITMQGRFHHYEGYSLQELTMPVRVMGQLGVNKLIVTNAAGGINLNFRPGDLMLITDHINMMGDNPLIGKNFDEFGPRFPDMTYAYSKDLIEIAERVASSRGINVRKGVYVAVTGPSFETPAEIRFLRRIGADAVGMSTVPEVIVANHMGFDVLGISCISNMAAGVLPEPLSHDDVMEISSKVKPKFINLVRGILEEM; encoded by the coding sequence ATGTTAAATAAAATTAAAGAAGCTTCCAGTTTTATTGAGGAAAAAATAAACATAAAACCTGACCTTGGATTGATTTTGGGATCTGGTCTCGGGGTTTTAGCTGAAGAGATTGAAAACCCCATTGTTATCCCTTATAAGGATATTCCCAATTTTCCGTTATCTACAGTAGAAGGCCATGCGGGTCAGCTTGTTATCGGTGAACTTGAAGGTAATAATGTTATTACTATGCAGGGGCGTTTTCACCATTATGAAGGGTATTCACTGCAGGAATTAACAATGCCAGTCCGGGTTATGGGACAACTGGGGGTTAACAAATTAATTGTTACCAATGCAGCAGGTGGTATTAACCTAAATTTCAGGCCAGGTGATTTAATGCTGATAACCGATCATATAAATATGATGGGAGATAATCCCCTGATCGGTAAAAACTTTGATGAGTTTGGTCCCCGTTTTCCGGATATGACCTATGCCTACAGTAAAGACTTGATCGAAATTGCTGAAAGGGTAGCTTCTTCCCGGGGGATTAATGTGAGGAAAGGTGTGTATGTAGCAGTAACAGGTCCCAGTTTTGAGACACCCGCAGAAATAAGGTTTTTACGGAGGATTGGGGCTGATGCCGTTGGGATGTCTACCGTTCCTGAGGTAATAGTTGCCAATCACATGGGTTTTGATGTTCTGGGTATTTCCTGTATAAGTAATATGGCTGCTGGTGTTTTACCGGAGCCTCTCTCTCATGATGATGTTATGGAGATTTCAAGTAAGGTTAAACCTAAATTTATAAACCTGGTTAGAGGGATATTAGAAGAAATGTAG